One genomic region from Henningerozyma blattae CBS 6284 chromosome 2, complete genome encodes:
- the SPC1 gene encoding signal peptidase complex subunit SPC1 (similar to Saccharomyces cerevisiae SPC1 (YJR010C-A); ancestral locus Anc_5.151), whose product MLENIGRKLIFPIDFPSQKRTFHLQSVILLISALFASAFGFFTQSLLNLLICYAAGVLITMLLVVPPYPSYNKKKLQWVKPSMTNSSMATESGKITVESSGEDIIIVQ is encoded by the coding sequence ATGCTTGAAAATATTGGCAGAAAGCTTATCTTCCCTATCGACTTTCCTAGTCAAAAGCGCACTTTCCATCTACAAAGtgttattcttttaatttcagCTTTATTTGCATCTGCGTTTGGCTTTTTCACACAATCCCTATTAAATTTACTAATATGCTATGCAGCAGGTGTATTAATCACCATGTTACTTGTTGTTCCACCATATCCATCCtacaacaagaaaaaaCTGCAATGGGTGAAGCCATCGATGACAAATTCTTCCATGGCCACTGAGTCTGGTAAAATTACTGTTGAATCAAGCGGTGAAGATATTATCATTGTTCAATAA